The Pseudomonas alkylphenolica genomic sequence CGGGGCCGATGTGGTTGTACAGCAGGTGGTGCACGATGCGGTCGCGGAAGTCGGCGGCCCACACCTCGCGGGGCTTGGGCCGGGTGACCACGAAGCAGATAGAGCGGCCTGGCCGGTATTGGCCGGTGACTAGGTCGCGATGGAGCGCCGTCAGGTTCTGCTCCAGAGCCATTTCGAAAGCCAGCGCGCTGGCGCTGTTGCGTTTGGAGCGCCGGCAGTCGTAATAAGCTTGGACCAGATCGCTGAACGGGTAGGGCGTTGAAGCTGCGGACGGGGCGGACGCGGAGCTCGTTGTTCTTGTCGTTGTTGTTCTGATTGCCATCATCGAAGTTCATGTTGAATGCGTTGTTGGCGGAGCGCTGCGACCTGTCGTGCTATCTACGTCGGCCCGCCGAATCTTCAGCGAGCAAACTGCGCTGGACCTACACGGACGCTTTAGACCGGCGGTATCCAGGGTGCGCATGGCGGTGACCAAAGGTCAGCGGCACGACCAGGTTCAATTCGCACAGACCAGAAAGCCGTAACTCTCAGGTAGCGGGCGCGGTTGGGGTGGAGCGTTTCCAGGCGTTGGCCTGCTTGCCGATAGAAGTGGTGATCTCCATCGTTTTGGCGTGCTGCGGCACGCTGATGAATCGACTTTCCTTGAACAGCCGCATCAGGAATTCGATCACCTGGACCTTCTCGACCAGTCGTGTCAGGTGCGGGCGCTTGTCCTGCGTGGCATTGGCCCGGGCGATGAGCATCAGCACATCGATGCATTCATCGATAACCCGCTTGCCGAGTGATTGCTTCAGGTCGCGCGGAATGTTCCGAGTCAGGTTCGTGGCCATTTGCAGCAGGCCAAGCGAAGACTTGTAGATCGATAGATCGGTGTGCATTGCCACAACAGTGCTCCTCCTTGAGCAACCGGCCGCGAGCGGCCGGATTGAATAAGCGAATTAATCGATAAGCGACCTGCGGACGGGGCGGACGCGGAGCTCGTCGCCCTCTTGCCGAGGTCGTCCTGATAGCCATCACCGAAGTACAAGTAGAATGCGCTGCCGGCGGAGCGCTGCGAAGATGACCAGTACCAGCGCGCCTGGAAGGCTTCAGGTTCGCCCTCGGCAAAGCCCGGCACCTGGGTCTTGGCTGGCGACTCTTCGGTATACAGCAGGCCCACCGGCAGGCTGTTGGGGTTGTCGCCGTCACGGTTCCAGCAGTAGTTCTCACGGCTGGTCGGCTTGAAGTGGCGGTACTGCAGCTCCTGCACGTCGCGGGCTGGGATTGCCCAGTCAGTGAAGCCGCCGACTTCCAGGGCCAGAACCTGCTGTGCCAGCTCGCTGCCGGACGCGGCCATGGCCTCCGTGTTGGCGCGGCTATCGGTGAAGCTGTCGGCGCCGTCGATCTTGACGCCGCATTCACCCCACTCACCGACCAGCTCATGCTCGGCACCGGCGGTGATGTTGGCGTAGCGCTGACCGTTCTCGACGGTGATGCCGGAGAAGAAGCCGCCACCGAAGGGCTCGCCGATCTCGGGAAACTGAATTGCAGGTGCCACTTTCTCTACTGCGCTCATGTGTTGCTCCTTTCTGAAGGCAACAAAAAAGGCGCTGATGCGCCCCTGTTCGAATGAATGAAGGATTAAATGAATAACCTGCGGACGGGGCGGACGCGGAGCTCGCTGTACTTGACGATGCTGTCCTGAAAGCCAGCAACGAAGGTCATGAAGAACGCGCCGTAGGCGGAGCGCTGCGAACTCGACCAGTAGTAGCAGTCCTGGGCGAACACCTCAGGGCAGTTCACCCAGCCCTGGCAGAGCTCGGCTGCTGCGGGCAGATAGAAGTCATGGTGACCATCAGCCTGGTGCTCGGCGCAGGCATTGGCGGCCGGGTGTTCGGTTTCTTCGTTACACAGCCATTCGGTATTGGCCTTGCCGTCGGTCTTGCTGGTCGCCTTCGACTCTTCCCGGTAGCCGCCCCAGGCGCGGTCGCCGATGTCCTTGGCGGCGATGATCAGGTAGTGCTCCGGCACGTCTCCGCGAGCAGCAACCAGGCCGGCGTTGATGCCACCCTGGCCCGGCCATGGCTGGCCGACAGCAGGGATGCCAGTCTGAACAATCGGCTGAACATTGGCCGCTGGCGGCAGCGCCTGAGCAAACACGCTGGCGATTGCCAGCTTCGCCAAGGATGCTGACGGCATTTTGATCGTGGTGTCACCGTGCTTCAGGGTGATCATTTCTGGTTTCATGATTGTTCCTCAGGGTGGTGCCGCCCTCCGTGGCCGGGCGCGGCATGGTGGTTACTTGAGGATTGCGCTGGCGCAGGCCTGTATTTCGATCCAGAGCGCCGACGAAGGCCGTGCCTCGTACTTGACGAGAGCCTTGGCGATGCGCACGGCCAGATCTTCCTTGCTACCGGTTGGCATTGGCGGCGATTGATGGGCAACTTGGATAGGCAGGTCGAACTGGCCCGGAAGGTCGACTCTCATGCGTCGCGTCTCCTCGCTCTTTTGCAAGCCCGCTGGGCGGCAGATTGATGTGTTGTTGTCGGCGACCGTGCCGGACGCGGTTAGAAATGCGCTTCATGCAGCGACCTTCTGCTGTCGCCAGGCACCGACGGCCTCGAGCACTGCAGCGGCCTGAGCCTCTTCAAGCGTCAGGTCTGCGGGAATAGCGATCCAGCCGGAAGCCACGACATGCTGGGGATTGCACTGAGCGCGCAGGTCCGTGTAGGTGGCCTCGATTACGTCGGTGAGGTGCGACGCCAGATAATTGCCCTGGGGCGCCACCTCGACGGACTTGCAGTACTGCTCGCCGCTGGTGCCAACGCACATCACGCTCAGGTAGATGGTCCAGCGGTGAGGGATATCGCACACCGCGTCGACGATCTGGCGGCTCCGGATGCGGCTGCAATTCTTCCAGTTGACCAGGCACTGCTGGCCGCTTGGGTCGATGTTCACCACTGCCACATGGTTGGTACCCAGCAGTGCCCGGCAGGCACGCTCGATCCGGGCTCGCATGTTGTGCGGTTTGCGCTTGCTCATAGATCCTCCGCGAGCTTCCGCAGGACGGCGCGCTCTGCAGTGCTTGGCCGGCGGCGCCGACGCTTCAGGATGGTTTCGGGGTCGACCTTCGCGGATCGTGCTGGCAGGGGAGTGCGCTGGTAACCAGCAACCTCAGTGGCTTGGCCACCGGCGGCGAAGAACTTGTCGATGTCCGCGTTCAGCTGCTCAAGCACCTGGATGCGCGGGTCTGGGATGGGGTCGCCGATCATTGCCGCCCGACCAGCTTGCGCGTTGCAGCTGCCTCCATCGCGTCGACGAACTGTTGAGCAGCCAGATAGCTACCGCAAAACCCGCAAGTCTTGCCGGTCTTCCTATCGATGATGTGCCACATATTGCCTTTGTTGACGGCCTGGAAGCGCGGCGCCGATGCCGGAGCGGATAGCCCGATCTTGGCGTAGAAGTCGGCCGTGGCGAGAGTGGCGCGGGCGCGCAGATCGGCCAGGCCATCCCGGCGAGCTTGGATAGCTGAGTGCATATTGAAGTCCTCGGGGCAGGGGTCAGGCGTGCAGGTCGAACGATTCGGCCTTGCGGATGATTCGGACCTGGGCAATACGTCGCTCAGGTACACGGCGGTCGCGACGCATAGGGTCGGCATCGCCCATGACGGCGTGCATAGCCATCAATCCGGCCAGGACGATACACAGCGGGCTGATGATCTGCCGCTTCATGGCTTCGGCGACCAGTGCAGCCCGGCGGGGCGCGTCGAGTTTGAACATGGCTGCCGATAGTCGCTTTTCGACAGTGCCCGGGGCGATCCCGAGCAGCTTGGCGATTTCCTTCGCGGTCATGCCTTGGGCGACCGCGAGAACGCATTGCAGCTCACGGGGTGCGAGACCGAGGCCGAGGCGGCCTATCCATGAGCCCTCAGTGATCGTTTCCATGATTAATCCTCGGGGTGGCTGCATTGGTCGTGACACTCGCTGCCGTTGCCTCCCGGACCAGGGGAGGGCGAGCGTCACGACCGATGCAGCCTGGTGATGGGGAGTACCAGGTGATCGGGCTGGAGTCCTATGGCAAATCCAGCAATGCCCCAACTTCGTCTCAAGTTGGCAGAAGTGATGCAGGGGGCCGCTTGTGCGGTGTGTACTCGTCCGCATCCCAAAGCGCCCGGGAGGCCAGGCGCTTCAGTGATGCTTTCTTCTCTCCGACCGCGACCCTGGTCCGCCGGATAACTAATTTCGCGCTTTACGCTGCACGCCTGGGTCAGTTGCCAACCCTCTGAACAGTTGAGGCCTGTCCATCGCTGCCTTTGTTGCTGGCCGGTGGTGATCCGGCGACGAGACAAATCTACAAGCAAATATTGTAATCATGCAAGCTTGAATTGTAATTTTTCTCACGGGTATCCCTCTGAAATTGCAATTGGGGGCGGAAAAAAGCCCGCGAATCGCGGGCTTAGGCTGATTTCTGGATCAAGAGAAAATTGTAGATGCCTGAAAAACTCGACCGATGATGTTCACTGCCGACACGTCAGCCACCTCATCTTCGTACTCATCCCGGTTGAACGACCTGATCCTAAGCTTCCCTCCGGCCAGCCGGTAGAGGATTTTCACCCTCAACATTTCTTCGTAGAAGATGCCGTACATCTTGCCGTCAACAACGGTAGTGGCGCCTGTATCAACGGCAACAGTAGAGCCGTCAGCAAGTAGCGGCTCCATGCTGTTGCCCTTCACGGGCATGCAAATGACGTTACTTGGCTGTACGCCTAAACGCATGAGGGTGTACTTACCAAATCGCAACTTTGCTCGGCTGTGACTATCGACACTAAAGCGTCCCGAGCCGGCAGATAGCTCTACTTCCTTTAGAAACGGCACTTCAATCTCATCTTCATCAAGAGGGGTGCTGTCATCCCACATGCTGATCGGGCGCATGTCCGGATGCGTCAGCTTTGCCGGGTCGGTTTCGCTCTCGCAGGGCTGGCTTCCTGGCGGTTGCCCAGGGCCTACCAGTAGCTCTTGAACAGAAACCCCCAGAATTTTTGACAGTTCAGTGAGCCTGTTGCCCCGAGGGCTTGCTTTACCAGACTCCCAG encodes the following:
- a CDS encoding four helix bundle protein, giving the protein MAMHTDLSIYKSSLGLLQMATNLTRNIPRDLKQSLGKRVIDECIDVLMLIARANATQDKRPHLTRLVEKVQVIEFLMRLFKESRFISVPQHAKTMEITTSIGKQANAWKRSTPTAPAT
- a CDS encoding DUF1566 domain-containing protein, yielding MSAVEKVAPAIQFPEIGEPFGGGFFSGITVENGQRYANITAGAEHELVGEWGECGVKIDGADSFTDSRANTEAMAASGSELAQQVLALEVGGFTDWAIPARDVQELQYRHFKPTSRENYCWNRDGDNPNSLPVGLLYTEESPAKTQVPGFAEGEPEAFQARWYWSSSQRSAGSAFYLYFGDGYQDDLGKRATSSASAPSAGRLSINSLIQSGRSRPVAQGGALLWQCTPIYRSTSLRLACCKWPRT
- a CDS encoding DUF1566 domain-containing protein, whose product is MKPEMITLKHGDTTIKMPSASLAKLAIASVFAQALPPAANVQPIVQTGIPAVGQPWPGQGGINAGLVAARGDVPEHYLIIAAKDIGDRAWGGYREESKATSKTDGKANTEWLCNEETEHPAANACAEHQADGHHDFYLPAAAELCQGWVNCPEVFAQDCYYWSSSQRSAYGAFFMTFVAGFQDSIVKYSELRVRPVRRLFI
- a CDS encoding response regulator transcription factor; translated protein: METITEGSWIGRLGLGLAPRELQCVLAVAQGMTAKEIAKLLGIAPGTVEKRLSAAMFKLDAPRRAALVAEAMKRQIISPLCIVLAGLMAMHAVMGDADPMRRDRRVPERRIAQVRIIRKAESFDLHA
- a CDS encoding XRE family transcriptional regulator; the encoded protein is MSTLPQRIAQAREKKGLNQSELARAIGVSPQAVQGWESGKASPRGNRLTELSKILGVSVQELLVGPGQPPGSQPCESETDPAKLTHPDMRPISMWDDSTPLDEDEIEVPFLKEVELSAGSGRFSVDSHSRAKLRFGKYTLMRLGVQPSNVICMPVKGNSMEPLLADGSTVAVDTGATTVVDGKMYGIFYEEMLRVKILYRLAGGKLRIRSFNRDEYEDEVADVSAVNIIGRVFQASTIFS